GGGCTTTTTACCCCCAGTTATTATTAGTAGCTTAACCCCACAATCCAATGCATAGTCAATTATATCGTATCTATCTCCAACTATCACAATACTATCTCTACTCAAAATCTCCTTTTGTGCCAAAGTGTCACGATAATAGGATATTATGCTTATTCTTCCCTTTATTTTTGTATCCTGCGTTACTAATATCTCACCATCCAGGTCCCTAGCAACATTATCAAGCTCCGTTTCAAGGTGGTAAAAATCACCTTGAATTAATCCCATAGCTATATCCTTCATAGTAACTATACCTATCAATCGATTTTTTTCGTCCACAATAGGCAGTGTTCTTATTACCTTTTCTTCCATTAATTTATAAGCATAAAGTATTGAATGATTGGGCCTAACTCCCTTGATTCTATCATAATTTAAATCCTTTATCTGTGTTTTGACATTATCTAAAATCATGGGTCTATCTACTTCAAAATAATCTAGTATATGCTTGGTTTCTTTATTTGGGTCACCTAATATACAGGGGGTAGATTGATATCCTAATTTGTTTTTTAAATTAGACAATGCCACTGCAGATGTTACAGAATCAGTATCAGGATTTTTATGGCCAAAAACATAAATCATTATTTTAACCCTCCAATTTATACTATAATTGTAAATATATCTAAATCATATTTTCATGCTGGTGTTATTTATATATAATAGAAATTAGTATAGGGATTTTAGTATAAACTTTAACTTATACTATGAAAACCCTATATAGATAACTCAGATTGTCTATACATAAATTTATCTTGTACCATTATATTCTATCAAATTATTTTATTTTTTTGATACTAGAGGGGGATACATATGTTAAAAAAACTAATTGAAGATGGCTTTGGTAAAGCTGAAGATTTAAACTGTGCTGAAAAAATTCTATATGGAGCAAATGAAGCATATGACCTAGGTTTAGATAAAGAATCTTTGAAGCTGGCAGCAGGCTTTGGCGGGGGTATGGGTATTGAAGGTACTTGTGGAGCATTAACAGCTTCTATCATGGTTTTGAGTAAATTATTTGTTGAAAATAATGCCCATGCAAGCGATAATATAAAAGCTTTAACTACAGAATTATTAAATACATACAAATTAAAAATGGGAGACATTGATTGTAAGTCTCTCAAAGAAAATTACAGATCTCCATCATCTGGATGTCATAAAGTAATACTGAAGGCCTCAGAGAATTTAGATGATATAGTAAGACGCGAGCTTCAATTATAAAAGAAAAACCTGGAAAAAATTCATCCTAAATTTCAAAATGATTTTTATGGGGAATTTCTCCCCTACAAATGTATTATATGTAGGGGAGAAAGGCTTTAACTTATTCCCGAAACTATTGACAATATCCCCATTAGAATTATTAATACCGTAGTTAGTTTTTTAAACGACTCTTCCTTAACTTTATTTCCTACTTTAACTCCAATTAAAACTCCTATAATAAGTGCTGGTAATAAGTACCCAGTATACCTCAGCACTTCAACAGTAATCAATCCCTTATAAATAAATATTATTACAGTCATAATATTGAGTATCCAAAAATAAGCAGTCAAAGTCGCTCTAAAAACTTGTTTTGGAGCATCTTGATTAGTTAAAAATAATATCACTGGTGGCCCACTTATACTGACACTCCCATTTAACATCCCACTAATAAAGCCAACCGATAAATGAGCTAACTTTTCATTATTAATCTTAGCCTTATATCCAAAATGAAGGAAAAGTGCTGATATAGTTACAATTACACCCACTATTATCTTTAGTACTCCTTCATTCAAATTCATAAGTAAATTTGCTCCTATTGGTGTAGCTATGACGGCCGAAATAACCAATAAAGCTATTCTTTTTAATTTGACATCTTGTCTAATCTGATAAAGAATAATAGAGTTCATTATTAGGCTATATATTATGAGCATCGGAACTATTATCTTCAACGGTAGAAGTAATCCTAGAAGAGGCACTGATAATAATGAAAATCCAAAGCTAGTTGCCCCTTGAATGAATCCTGCCGAAAGGATAATCAAAAAACCCATAATTATTGTCAAAATTTCATTAGTCATTTATCTTTTTATCCTCCTAAAATAAGTAATTGGGCTAACATATAAAAATCGAAATAAATCTTTTACATTTAAATATCTTTAGGTATCCTTGAAACATTGGATATCTAAAGATATTTAAATGTAGATTTATAGATATTCCAGTTAAACAGTTAATTTATACACATCAAAACCCCCTAAAAACATCGGATATTTTGATATGTATAAATTAAAGTTTTGGTTGGAATCTCTATAGTGCGTTCTATATAGTATATAAAATTTTAATACATTTGTCATTACTTATATTCTAATATTCTTAATAATTTATACTTATAATAATTAAACTCATACCAATGGTCATATTCTTTGATTAATTTTTCCTTTTCATAATTTATATGTCGCTTAATACTAAGCTTATCATGTTTACTTCCTATATCCATCAATTTTATTATCTCTCCATATGCATCATAGGATAACTTTTTAAGATACATCATGTCAATTTTTTGAGTCGCCCTGTATCTATCAATATTTTTCTTGGCTATGATTTTATCTATATTTGCATAGTTAAGTACTATATATACAATCATAGTGGCTATTATAGCTGATTTTAACATGGGAACTCTTTTTATCCATATTCCCAATAGTACTATCAAAAGCAGTATTCCCAATAAAAGCATGAATACTTGAACAAATATTCTTAAGCGTGTAAATCCAAATGCCATTTCATACATGTTCATCTTATAGTTTGCAGAAAACAGCATGTTAAATGTGAATAAAATTAGAAAGCTGTAGGCTGTATTAGTTATTTTATTTATCTTCGGATTATCCCTATTAGTAAGCTTAATGCTAATAGCTAATAAAGCGAAATTAATCAATGTAACAAGAACCAGCTCAAAAAATCCTTTCCTTGCATATTCTGCATAGGTAAAGCCACTAGGAAGAATGTTTTTTGCTCCCCCGTAAAGATAAGAAAACTGTACTATTGAAAACAATAGGTACACAACACATATGACAAAAATTATGGTTATGATGGTTACCGGCTCCCATTTTGGAAAGGCATTGTTGTTTTTCTGAATATAATCTTCTTTATAGTCATAGTTCAAACTCCATATAAAGCCAAAGGTATATAATGTAATAATCACTATCACTAAAGAGTGTCCTATTAAACTCCCTGGGTTTAGACCCATCATATTATTTCCTATATTCTCAACATAATATTTAAACATCATATCCGCTGAGGTTAATAAAGATACAATAATCAATAGTAAAGGTATAGATATTATTAAACCCTTGATGATATTTTTCTTTGTTGAATTTTCTTCAATACCTCTTCTGTTTTTAATCAATTCTTTAACAAAGGAAAAAAACTTAGGTGCTGTACTAAAAGATGTATTGAAAATCCTTCTAAATATCTTATTGAAAAAAGCAACTTTAATATCCTTTATATTTTCATATCTTATAATGATTATATAGCTTGTAATCAAAATTGGAATTATGATAGCATTTAATGATCTTAAGACCCAATTATTATATATGCTATAGGTAAAAGACAAAAAAATAATAGGTATCAAAAACATCCATCCTAACCTTTTATTCAAATCCATCTTAGCATAATTTGAGTATACTGAGAATCCAATCACAGCCAAAATGAAAACTACAGCTGATATACCTATTGAATCCCAAATAAAGAAATAATTAAATAATATCCCTAGAATAAAAGCCATAAGCATGACCTTTATTTTTTCCTGTAAACCTGCCTGCAAATCCTTTTCTTTTCTATGATTCGTTAAATAACTTCGATTTAAATAATTAATAGAAGCAAAATCATTAAAATAAACCTCAGCAATAATCTTAGTCCAGGAAGCTTGGTATTGTAATTTAATGCATTCCTCTAAAAGAAGCTTTATGTATTGATACTCATAACTGCTGTAATAATTTTTATCCCTTAAATCTACCCATATTAGATGCTCTAGGCCCTCGTCCTCACATAGGCTATTACGATTACAGGCTTCAATTTCTTTATCGCTTAGATCAATAAGAAAAGTAGTAACTTCACTATTTTTGTCTTTATTGAATTTAAAAGTTATTTTACAATCTAAATTTAATAGTTTTCTAATTTCACCCTTAATTGCCCCGACCATATCTTCATTTTCATCTACACATATGGTTATAAAGGAATTTCTATTTATAGATTTATCATTACTATCCTTTAGTAAAATTTTATCTCTATTTATGATCAGTGCTTGAATTTTTTTTACTCCCACATTTCACACCCCTTTTTAAAACAAATTAGTTTAACAGATATATATTGATCATATTAGTCTATATCCTTAATTCAGCTTAAATTCATCGGATTCTTTTAGGATTACGAAATAATGAAAATATACCGAAAATTATGCCAAGGAAAATAAAAATATAACTAAGCGGTATTAGATAAAATGGCTCCAATAAAGTTCCATCGGGGGCAACTTTGGCCCCAATAATATTATAGGTAGTTAAACAGCAGAACCCTACAATGAATG
This DNA window, taken from Maledivibacter sp., encodes the following:
- a CDS encoding C-GCAxxG-C-C family protein, producing the protein MLKKLIEDGFGKAEDLNCAEKILYGANEAYDLGLDKESLKLAAGFGGGMGIEGTCGALTASIMVLSKLFVENNAHASDNIKALTTELLNTYKLKMGDIDCKSLKENYRSPSSGCHKVILKASENLDDIVRRELQL
- a CDS encoding sulfite exporter TauE/SafE family protein, which produces MTNEILTIIMGFLIILSAGFIQGATSFGFSLLSVPLLGLLLPLKIIVPMLIIYSLIMNSIILYQIRQDVKLKRIALLVISAVIATPIGANLLMNLNEGVLKIIVGVIVTISALFLHFGYKAKINNEKLAHLSVGFISGMLNGSVSISGPPVILFLTNQDAPKQVFRATLTAYFWILNIMTVIIFIYKGLITVEVLRYTGYLLPALIIGVLIGVKVGNKVKEESFKKLTTVLIILMGILSIVSGIS
- a CDS encoding DUF4173 domain-containing protein, which encodes MGVKKIQALIINRDKILLKDSNDKSINRNSFITICVDENEDMVGAIKGEIRKLLNLDCKITFKFNKDKNSEVTTFLIDLSDKEIEACNRNSLCEDEGLEHLIWVDLRDKNYYSSYEYQYIKLLLEECIKLQYQASWTKIIAEVYFNDFASINYLNRSYLTNHRKEKDLQAGLQEKIKVMLMAFILGILFNYFFIWDSIGISAVVFILAVIGFSVYSNYAKMDLNKRLGWMFLIPIIFLSFTYSIYNNWVLRSLNAIIIPILITSYIIIIRYENIKDIKVAFFNKIFRRIFNTSFSTAPKFFSFVKELIKNRRGIEENSTKKNIIKGLIISIPLLLIIVSLLTSADMMFKYYVENIGNNMMGLNPGSLIGHSLVIVIITLYTFGFIWSLNYDYKEDYIQKNNNAFPKWEPVTIITIIFVICVVYLLFSIVQFSYLYGGAKNILPSGFTYAEYARKGFFELVLVTLINFALLAISIKLTNRDNPKINKITNTAYSFLILFTFNMLFSANYKMNMYEMAFGFTRLRIFVQVFMLLLGILLLIVLLGIWIKRVPMLKSAIIATMIVYIVLNYANIDKIIAKKNIDRYRATQKIDMMYLKKLSYDAYGEIIKLMDIGSKHDKLSIKRHINYEKEKLIKEYDHWYEFNYYKYKLLRILEYK
- a CDS encoding DUF3955 domain-containing protein: MKKYLLTLISFIVGFCCLTTYNIIGAKVAPDGTLLEPFYLIPLSYIFIFLGIIFGIFSLFRNPKRIR